In Sphingobacterium sp. SRCM116780, the genomic stretch ATTCAAACCAATTTTCCCGCCACTAATTTGGAAAAGCTGTTGTATTATTTTGAACGTCATATTGAATTGGATGGCGATGAACATGGACCATTGGCGATGAAGATGATCATGGAATTATGTGAAGAGGATCCATTAAAATGGAAAGAAGTAGCAGAAGTTTCAAAATTGGCTTTACAAAAACGGATTAAATTATGGGACGCTATAGCGGAGACTTTACAGAAAAATAATTTTATAAAAGTTTAACCATAGGCGTATTGTAATTTAACGGGAGGGTGATATATTTGTTTTTCAATATAGACTAGATTGTAAGGAAATATGTTTTTTCAATACCTGCAGATGCTTTGGAAATCTTTGATCAGAAAAAGTATACGTGTTTTTTTAACTGAAAATAAATATGAATTGCTCGACTCAAAGGCGGGCAATTTTTCTATGATTACCTATAACATAGCAGGTTTACCACAGGGAATCTCAGCCGCTAAAACGGAAAGGTCAACAAGTATAGAAGTGATTGGCGCACGGTTGAATGATTTTGATATCATCAATATTCAAGAAGATTTTAACTACAATAATCAATTATATCAGGGTGGGAATCAACATCATTATCGATCCATCAGCATGGGGCTGGCTATTTTTGGCGATGGGTTAGATACCCTATCCAAATATCCCCTTTCAAATTTTAGACGTATGAAGTGGTTAAATAGAACCGGTTCTGATCGTTTAACCCCAAAGGGATTTACGCATTGCTCTTTGCATTTGGCAAAAGGAGTTGAAATTGATCTGTATAATATCCATGCGAATTCACAGGATCATATCAGAGCCGCCAAAGCGAGAAGAGCTAATTTCAATCAACTGGCAACTTATATGCGTACACATTCCAGGGGTAAGGCCATTATTCTTGCAGGTGATTTTAATGCTCATTTCGATTATGTAGAAGATAATTTGCCAGATTTTATTCGAGAAACGCAACTGACGGATAGTTGGGTTTTCTTGCAGCATGATCAAGTCATCCCGAATATTGATCCTCGTTTTTTATGTTTAGATAGTATGGATATTGATAACGAATCCGAATCAATCGATAAAATTATGTTCAGAAGCAGCAAAGAGATTACATTAATTCCGAAGAACTATCAAGTCGAAAAAAAGAAATTTGTAGATGATCAAAAGATACCTTTATCAGATCATTGGCCTATTCGTGTCATTTTTGATTGGAAGTTAAACGATTCAAGTAAAGTTTGATATTTTTACAAGAAAAATTATGGCAAATGCAACTGGCTATTTAAAAAAACTGCGCATAGAAGCTAAAAAGAACTTAATCGAAGGAGAAGTTTTTCTACAGGAGAATGCCAAGAAGGATACTGTTGTCAGTCTACCATCAGGCTTACAATATGAAATTATAGCGGAGGGAACTGGCAAAAGACCAAAATTAACCAGTGTAGTTAAGTGTTTTTATCATGGAACCTTAATCAATGGAACTGTGTTTGATTCGACTGAAAAGCGGAAGAAACCTGTTTCATTTCCTGTAAATGAAGTAATAGCCGGCTGGACTGAAGCGTTGCAATTGATGCAGGAAGGAAGCAAATGGCGCTTATTTATACCTGCAACGCTCGGTTATGGTGAAATAGGTGTTTCGAAAGAAATCGGAGGAAATGCAACATTGATTTTCGAAGTTGAACTTGTTTCAGTACATTAAACTGAACAACAAGAGAGCTGATCTACTAGCCATGCGCATGTATTCACATGGTTATGCCGCTATGGAAAAGGAATAAAAAAGATAAAAATGAAATTGATATTTCATGATTATTGAGAATAAAAATATAGGTTTGTAGTATGAAGATATTACAGACTGTTTCTTTAGAAGATGTGCGCGTTTTTGCTCCAATTGGCTTTTATGAGGAAGAACAAATGTTGGGGAATGAATTTATCGTACAGATACAGGTCAGTTTTGATGCAGGTATTGATGATCATGAAAACTTGGAAAAAACGGTTAACTATGAGATCCTATACCAAATCATTCATCAAGTCATGAAACCTAAAAGGAAGCTATTGGAGTCAGCTGCACATGAGATATTACAAGCTGTACATAAGCAATTCTCTTTTGCAAAGCAGATTGATGTAGCAATAAAAAAACTGAACCCTCCATTTGGTGGAGATTTTGCACATTCTAAAGTTTCCGTCCAATATATCCTTTAGCAGGGCTTATTATACTTTCTATCTTACTTATTTATATCGATATTGCTTTTTTATGAGTTCTTCTGGTTGTTGACAAAACAGATAGATGATCAGCAGAAATACCCATTCTAGGGGTTTCATCAAAATATAGGTAACGGTCGATCTCATTCTAGTATTGATCTTTCTGGATAAATTATACCCATAACGATCATAATTTTTTCTGATAAAATGATGGAGTTTTGGGGTGCTCTTGTAGATAAGCTCCTCAAAAGCATTTGCGATCTGCAGTTGCCTATTGACGATAATGGTATGACCATATCGTGTTCCTAAATGAATGGGTTTAACAATTTTTGGGTCCCCTTTAGCCGCCACTGTACACAAATAATGACCCTGATGCTCAAGCGTGGGCGGATGCATTTTCTGTGAAAAGGTCCAAGTTGTGGTATCTGTAAAAACTTTAATCAGTGAATTGATATCTTGTCCAAATAAGATCAGAATAAGCGTGACTCCTATAAGTACAGGAAATAATAAGATGATTGCCCATATCGGTGCATCAAATTTTTTCGCTAAAAACTGGTTGCATGTGTTCAAAAAGCTATTTTTAAAGACACGATTTTTCGCTTCCGTATGTTCTTCGTTTATCACACATAGCAGTACATAGGTACCGATGATTAAAATAATAATGGGTGTAAAGATAAAGAAGCCTGTGCCATCGTTGTTTTTGTATAGATCAATAGATGCTGTTTGGTGTCCTAAGATCTGTATGAAAACAAACACGTTGACCATAAGTCCGATGATCAAAAATAGGATGGCTAAAACGAGTGTCAAAGGAGGAAGCCTCCTTCCTTTATTCCAAAGGGCAAATAAGGCGATATTAAGCGTGATGAAGTAAAAAATAAGCGTCATGATATGTTTCCCTCCAAAAGGGATATAACAACTGTCAACAGGATCTATCGCTGTTTGATAATCGTTGGAATGGAATAATAGACCCAATGCAAATGGAAATAAAGAGAGGACGTACAGACAACCCATTACGATCTCCATTGCTGAAACTGGCTTTCTGAATTTTTTCAAAAACTGTGTTGATAGCAGTACTATAATGATTAAACCTACAATCGCGATTAAAATAATTTCCATTGGTTATTTCAGCTGTGAAAATTGATGACAGTTTCTATCGTTTAAGTAATCGAAAAGGGTAGGTGACTAATGATTGACACATCAAAAAGTAGTTTCCTTCTTTCCTTCATTCATCAGGCTTTATTCTGTCACTGATGGGATTGGCATTGCCAGCTTATTTTATAGTTGCAGATGCATTGATAATTCCAGTCAGCACTTCCAGATCAATATCGGCCAATTTGTTGATATAAATACAACCAGCTCCTGTTTTATGTTTGCCCAATTTTAAAAGTGCCTCCGCATGTGGCTTTATTTGTCCTCCAAGATGTAAAGATAGATTGGCTTTACGAGGGGAGAACCCTATTCTAAACCAATCCACTTCTCGACCTGTAGCCTCGCTTTTATATCGGACATGACCAAAACCAATCATCGAAGCTCCCCACATTTCTGGTTGCTCTTTTGTTGCTTTTTTCATTAAATCCAAGATGATGAAACTATCTTTCCGTTTTTGCTCATCCGATAATGCCTCTATAAATTCTTCCACACTACTGGAGGTTGGTTTGGTTTTAATTTCGACTAATTTGCCCATGCGACACTTTGGTTATCATTCTTTTGTTAGCAACACATACTGACCGCTTTCCACTACGTTTTTCTAAGGTACAAAAGAAGATCAACTATTTTAAATAATTGACCGATGATTCTCCTTCAGATGTTTATTCGATAACAGCTACTTTATATTTCAGGTAGTGTGATAAATCCTGAGTAGCACAAAAATGGAGAAGCTCCATGCTTAAAAATTAAATCCATAACATGAGCCGAATAGAGCGATCTTGAATCGATGTACTCAGGTAGACTTATGGAATTTCATGTGGTCTAAGATTAATTTTTTATATTAATCTAATAGATTATATAAATATTGTATCTATATCATTATTAATGTGTAATCATAATATTATATGACTTTAAATATTTTCAAATCTCGGTAATTCCTACGATACAATATGAGTAAATGGCTATCTTTGGCAATCAAAAAAATGGAGCTGAATCATCATTCAGAAGTATTTTTCCATTAACAAATAATGGCTTAAACTCTATTTCCCCCCATCCGCTAGAAAATATATCGGTAGATAGCGAAAAAACTTTGAAAGGATACTATTTTGATGACTAATTGCCCTAAAAATCAAATTTTGTGTTCTTTTTTTCTAAATAAAAGGCCATTACGTCGATTGATATTGGCTAATAAGGTTAGCAAAGCGGTTACGAGGATATTTTTACTATTTGAAGCGAAACGTATCTGGTCCATTTCGAATAGACAGCGCTTGTTTTCTCATTATCAAATTCGTAATTATTTATATAATCAATTTATTCGTCAATATGTTATGATTTGTTATGTAAATAATTAATGTAAGTTATTTTTTCATTTAGATGGTCAGGTAGCCCCAAAATATGATGGCTTCGAGTGGATAAAATTGAGGAAAAGGAATAGATTTGAAGAAAAAATAAAGAAAAATAATACGATTTATTTATAGATTTGAAACTTAAATGATCAACTATTGAGCACGATCCTTATCATTGACGACGAAGAAAAGATTCGTACCCTCTTGGCTAGAATTATTAGCTTAGAAGGTTTTGACGTATTTCAGGCATCTGATCTTAAGAAAGGTCTGAAACGATTGGAAGAGCAGGACATTGATGTTGTTATTTGTGATGTCAAACTCCCCGATGGAAGTGGTGTGGAGATGACAAAAACAATTAAAGAAAAATACCCTTTGATTGAAATCATCCTGCTGACAGCTTATGGTAATATTCCCGATGGTGTACAAGCGATCAAAAATGGAGCTTTTGATTACATCACAAAAGGGGATGATAATAATAAGATTATTCCATTGGTGAACAATGCGACTGAAAAAGTTGCGTTGGCTAAAAGAGTACAACAACTGGAGAAACAACTTGGCAATCGCTATTCCTTTGATAAAATAATAGGCAAGTCAAAAGCGATCTGCAATGCTATTCATTTAGCACAACGTGTAGCCGTGACCGATACGACTGTTTTATTAACAGGAGAAACCGGAACTGGAAAGGAAGTATTTGCGCAAGCGATTCACCAGGCAAGTAACCGTCATAAGTTCAATTTTGTAGCGCTTAATTGTGCGGCTTTTAGTAAAGATTTATTGGAAAGTGAGCTGTTTGGACATAAAGCAGGAGCATTCACAGGCGCGATAAAAGATCAAAAAGGACTTTTCGAAGAAGCGAATAACGGTACTATTTTTTTAGATGAGATTGGAGAAATGCCAATCGAATTGCAGGCTAAAATCTTAAGAGTACTGGAAACAGGAGAGTTTTTGAAAATCGGCGAAACCAAACCAACACGTGTTCAGGTACGTGTTATTGCTGCAACAAATCGGGATTTAGAAGAAGAGGTGGCTAGCGATCATTTCCGCAGCGATTTATTCTATCGGCTCTCTGTATTTCATATCTACTTACCTGCTTTACGAGAACGCAAACAAGATATCCGCTTACTAGCAAGCTATTTCACACAGGTATTTTCGTTAAAGGCGAATAGGAAGGAATTACAACTTTCCGATGCCTACATTGCTGCGCTGGAAAACCATGACTGGAAAGGAAATATACGAGAACTTAAAAATTGTATAGAACGAAGTGTTATTTTATCCGATACCGATGTGTTGGACGTAGCCATGCTTCCATTTGGAAGAAACACGACTGAAGTCGGTCACAAAATACTATCTGCCTTCTCTATGGCAAGTGTAGAAAAATTCCATATTCAAAAAGTATTGCAGCATACCCATGGAAATAAAGCCGAGACAGCTCGACTATTGGAAATCGGAATTGCAACACTCTATCGAAAAATTGAAGAGTATAAATTAGCATAAAGATCCTTCTATTATGAGAATGAGCCTATCAAAATGATAGGCTTTTTTATTGGCCTTTGCTGCTGTTTTTGATGCAATGTGTTGATATCGAATGCACTAAATCTATGTGCGTCGTTTCGGAATAGATTTGGCATAACGCATTCCAAAATGTATATAATGTCAAATTCAATCGAAAAAAAACAACAAGACCTGATTTCATTTTTAAAATGGACAAGAATTTCTCAACACTTATCACAAGCGATTGTCGCTAAAGAGATCGCGGTAAGCATAATAGACAACCGTCAACTCCATTCTGAATTCAACTAACAAATAGATATGATGGCAATAATAGGAATAATAATAGGATTGATCAGCTTTGGACTGTTTTTCAAATCAATTGACTTTTTTGATAAAATCTAATATGAAAACAAAAATGATACGTACCATTCAGGAATGGATACCCGAAACGGCGAATTGGTTTTCGGATGAAGAACAGCTCGATACCAGTTTAATACATTATCGCATGTTACAAGAACTGGCACAACTGTATTTGCTAAAAATGCACATCGGAAATATAGAAGGCCTCACGAATGCTCAGGAAATCGCCAAAGTGGTGAATCTCCTCTATCAAACGGGCAATCAGTATACCCGTAATGCGATCGAAAATGAGTTTCTGACAAATCTATTACGCGATGAACGTCCGGGAAGTTTAAAAAAGCATATGGATATGCTACCCAAGGAATTGAGAGAGGAATACCTCAAAACAATATTAGAAAATTAAGATCAGATAACATGATAGCCTTATTTATAGTCGCATTAGCGGTATTTGCGTACATCGTATATGTGCTCCTGAAACCAGAGAAATTTTAATACGAACACTGCTGATTAAATAGATTTAAAATTTACATATGAACACAGAAATAATCGCGATTATCGTCGTTTTTTTAGGGACGATCGTGTTAGCTATTCCCTTTGGAAAATACATAGCAAAAGTTTTTGCTGGTGAAAGAACCTTTCTTGACCCAGTCTTCAATCCCATAGAAAGGTTGCTGTATAAGATCTCTGGTATCAATCCAACAACAGAGATGAACTGGAAACAGCAGCTAGCAGCCTTATTGACGATCAATATGATCTGGTTTCTATTGGGAATGGGGATTTTGATGACACAAGGACAGTTGCCGTTGAATCCAGATCACAATCCAAGTATGTCTGCAGACCTAGCCTTCAATACGGTTATATCTTTTGTGGTGAACTGTAACCTACAGCATTATTCTGGAGAAACAGGGCTCAGTTATTTGGGGCAATACTGGTTGATGTTTTTGCAGTTTGTCAGTGCTGGTACGGGTATGGCTGCAGCGGTCACTTTATTTAGTGCATTTAGAAATAAAACAGCAACAGATTTAGGTAATTTTTACAATTACTTTCTGAAATCATGTACCCGTATTCTTTTACCCTTATCGTTTATTGTAGCCATTATCCTTTGTTTTGAAGGTACACCCATGACATTCGAAGGAAAAGACACGATGGTTACGTTACAAGGTGATACCGTACACGTTTCGCGTGGTCCTGTCGCAGCTTTTGTTGCCATCAAACATATTGGTACTAATGGTGGCGGATTCTTTGGAACAAACTCGGCACATCCTTTTGAAAATCCAACTTATCTCAGCAATATGGTGGAGATGAGTGCGCAAATGATTATTCCTTTTGCAATGATTTTTGCATTCGGTTATTTTATCAGGCGAAAAAAACTATCCTGGATGATGTTTTCGGTGATGACCATTGGGTTCTTACTCTTA encodes the following:
- a CDS encoding endonuclease/exonuclease/phosphatase family protein, whose product is MFFQYLQMLWKSLIRKSIRVFLTENKYELLDSKAGNFSMITYNIAGLPQGISAAKTERSTSIEVIGARLNDFDIINIQEDFNYNNQLYQGGNQHHYRSISMGLAIFGDGLDTLSKYPLSNFRRMKWLNRTGSDRLTPKGFTHCSLHLAKGVEIDLYNIHANSQDHIRAAKARRANFNQLATYMRTHSRGKAIILAGDFNAHFDYVEDNLPDFIRETQLTDSWVFLQHDQVIPNIDPRFLCLDSMDIDNESESIDKIMFRSSKEITLIPKNYQVEKKKFVDDQKIPLSDHWPIRVIFDWKLNDSSKV
- a CDS encoding FKBP-type peptidyl-prolyl cis-trans isomerase; the encoded protein is MANATGYLKKLRIEAKKNLIEGEVFLQENAKKDTVVSLPSGLQYEIIAEGTGKRPKLTSVVKCFYHGTLINGTVFDSTEKRKKPVSFPVNEVIAGWTEALQLMQEGSKWRLFIPATLGYGEIGVSKEIGGNATLIFEVELVSVH
- the folB gene encoding dihydroneopterin aldolase → MKILQTVSLEDVRVFAPIGFYEEEQMLGNEFIVQIQVSFDAGIDDHENLEKTVNYEILYQIIHQVMKPKRKLLESAAHEILQAVHKQFSFAKQIDVAIKKLNPPFGGDFAHSKVSVQYIL
- a CDS encoding DUF6688 family protein; this translates as MEIILIAIVGLIIIVLLSTQFLKKFRKPVSAMEIVMGCLYVLSLFPFALGLLFHSNDYQTAIDPVDSCYIPFGGKHIMTLIFYFITLNIALFALWNKGRRLPPLTLVLAILFLIIGLMVNVFVFIQILGHQTASIDLYKNNDGTGFFIFTPIIILIIGTYVLLCVINEEHTEAKNRVFKNSFLNTCNQFLAKKFDAPIWAIILLFPVLIGVTLILILFGQDINSLIKVFTDTTTWTFSQKMHPPTLEHQGHYLCTVAAKGDPKIVKPIHLGTRYGHTIIVNRQLQIANAFEELIYKSTPKLHHFIRKNYDRYGYNLSRKINTRMRSTVTYILMKPLEWVFLLIIYLFCQQPEELIKKQYRYK
- a CDS encoding DUF1801 domain-containing protein codes for the protein MGKLVEIKTKPTSSSVEEFIEALSDEQKRKDSFIILDLMKKATKEQPEMWGASMIGFGHVRYKSEATGREVDWFRIGFSPRKANLSLHLGGQIKPHAEALLKLGKHKTGAGCIYINKLADIDLEVLTGIINASATIK
- a CDS encoding sigma-54-dependent transcriptional regulator; this translates as MSTILIIDDEEKIRTLLARIISLEGFDVFQASDLKKGLKRLEEQDIDVVICDVKLPDGSGVEMTKTIKEKYPLIEIILLTAYGNIPDGVQAIKNGAFDYITKGDDNNKIIPLVNNATEKVALAKRVQQLEKQLGNRYSFDKIIGKSKAICNAIHLAQRVAVTDTTVLLTGETGTGKEVFAQAIHQASNRHKFNFVALNCAAFSKDLLESELFGHKAGAFTGAIKDQKGLFEEANNGTIFLDEIGEMPIELQAKILRVLETGEFLKIGETKPTRVQVRVIAATNRDLEEEVASDHFRSDLFYRLSVFHIYLPALRERKQDIRLLASYFTQVFSLKANRKELQLSDAYIAALENHDWKGNIRELKNCIERSVILSDTDVLDVAMLPFGRNTTEVGHKILSAFSMASVEKFHIQKVLQHTHGNKAETARLLEIGIATLYRKIEEYKLA
- a CDS encoding potassium-transporting ATPase subunit F, with the translated sequence MIALFIVALAVFAYIVYVLLKPEKF
- the kdpA gene encoding potassium-transporting ATPase subunit KdpA — encoded protein: MNTEIIAIIVVFLGTIVLAIPFGKYIAKVFAGERTFLDPVFNPIERLLYKISGINPTTEMNWKQQLAALLTINMIWFLLGMGILMTQGQLPLNPDHNPSMSADLAFNTVISFVVNCNLQHYSGETGLSYLGQYWLMFLQFVSAGTGMAAAVTLFSAFRNKTATDLGNFYNYFLKSCTRILLPLSFIVAIILCFEGTPMTFEGKDTMVTLQGDTVHVSRGPVAAFVAIKHIGTNGGGFFGTNSAHPFENPTYLSNMVEMSAQMIIPFAMIFAFGYFIRRKKLSWMMFSVMTIGFLLLAIPNIHMEMSGNPAITQMGVDSSLGAMEGKESRIGAANSGFWSIVTTVISTGSVNSMHDSSMPLSGMNELLAMMVNSFYGGAGVGILNFFIFIILAVFISGLMVGRTPEFLGKKIEAREMKIAMIMALIHPFLILVGAGLATAFPAYGASTLNNPSFHGFSEILYEYTSSAANNGSGFEGLGDNTVWWNMSTGIVLILSRFLPIIGPVAIAGLLAEKKYIPEGEGTLQTDTATFGLMVFTVIAIVAALSFFPSLTLGPIAEYFSMR